The following proteins are encoded in a genomic region of Lachnospiraceae bacterium KM106-2:
- a CDS encoding two-component response regulator yesN: protein MDYQTLKMNLYPLNDDELFYKRYYFAKQQEYSLSKFLSELDLKDVKQRNLIVPEIKDTIPPKFEDSFFFDIHDDKSIVVQKHNRYSPPITHSHTFFELIYVYDGTCEQYVEGKEFQLKSGDICIIPPNISHSITVFDESIIINVLIRKNTFHNVFFNFTRTESSLSSFFINNIYSKNGNDYIIYHTGSDDAIADSFIYMLLESTNKEIYYYEMISQTLMLTFGLLVRNYEKTIELPTFKKKSDVQRFALLQYIQENSASISLDSVADHFHYTPEYTSKLIKQTTGKTFTEIIQQLRIERAQVLLKDTNLTVSNISQKVGYDTTEHFIRVFKKNIHLTPTQYRHYGEQL, encoded by the coding sequence ATGGATTATCAAACATTAAAAATGAACCTATATCCACTTAATGATGATGAACTCTTTTATAAACGTTACTATTTTGCAAAGCAACAAGAATACTCTTTATCCAAATTCTTATCAGAACTAGATCTAAAGGATGTAAAGCAGCGTAACTTAATCGTTCCAGAAATAAAAGATACGATACCTCCTAAATTTGAAGATAGCTTTTTCTTTGATATTCATGATGACAAAAGTATTGTCGTACAGAAGCATAACCGTTATAGCCCACCAATCACTCATTCTCATACGTTCTTTGAATTGATCTATGTCTATGACGGTACTTGTGAACAATATGTTGAGGGCAAGGAGTTTCAGCTTAAATCCGGTGATATCTGCATTATTCCGCCCAACATCTCTCATTCCATTACGGTCTTCGATGAAAGCATTATTATCAACGTATTGATCCGTAAGAATACTTTTCATAATGTTTTCTTTAACTTTACAAGAACCGAAAGCAGCCTTTCTTCGTTCTTTATCAATAATATTTACTCGAAGAATGGTAATGACTATATCATCTACCATACCGGTAGCGATGATGCCATTGCTGATAGTTTTATCTATATGCTGTTGGAATCTACCAACAAAGAAATCTACTATTATGAGATGATCAGCCAGACATTAATGTTAACCTTTGGCCTCTTAGTTCGAAATTACGAAAAGACGATCGAGTTACCGACCTTTAAGAAAAAATCAGATGTGCAGCGTTTTGCACTCTTGCAATACATACAAGAAAATTCCGCCTCGATCTCTTTAGACTCTGTCGCGGACCATTTTCACTATACTCCAGAATACACGTCCAAATTAATTAAGCAGACGACCGGAAAAACCTTCACTGAGATCATTCAGCAGCTTCGTATTGAGCGTGCTCAGGTTCTATTAAAAGATACCAATCTTACGGTCTCAAATATCTCACAGAAGGTTGGTTATGATACAACGGAACATTTTATTCGTGTCTTTAAAAAGAATATTCACTTAACACCAACGCAATATCGTCACTACGGCGAACAACTATAA
- a CDS encoding beta-glucosidase: MRVKKNNVKGFISFIIAFVLIMTYLLPQNMDVKASTKESEFQRESNGKPIFSGKKEDLDAFVNVLIDDMLQNDKNHGWKDYTTEANYNIHILSQGGIKVTTDYGTYTMPSGKGEVDAVQGVHTDFGSLNALGMTWNNELLTKVGTVIGKERRGDCSAKEGMTLLYSALCDTRINPLSGRFDEGYSEDANQVGTMVNAMADGITGKGTNGNQDGFYVRVGLGTKHYSTYASEWFRREGSYHASVRALMEYQLAAFKKSAKEGSVQGVMTSYGRTNGVPNAASPLLGIIESSNSDYRLWNVADFQGENSLIQYGGNGYDKTYCNNKAEAAALLMLSGATENSGYGTNIEVADVLEALDQSIWGVTEKDLHKSTAGLLELFVREGCFSKDGDYPFEAEAGISDNATKSVQSEDAQKAAYQSSYESMVLLKNQNQVLPLEKEDYSSDSPIDVYGYMANARLKTTYAANTPKIAHAGLTTLGGIKEHLNKDQIEYRSGNKIVAFQGNGGTYLTVSDDKDGAELSMQQGSENGKPGIRQQFELYAFGMNGYGIKSQYNQKWLGLTKKDNGWTTSYEPPFTNAGTADLTAAGEWNEGGTALSSSLPDVIRLEEKNNQVRLILGSYQSSFTGGAETAYQSSYVVSAADQKIEVSKSVSKQDSNSYFTMQEIKQSTEKKGKTAIVEVGVPSRFSSGEGADRTSLEMAKEAYDLVAQVADDYDKVIVIVRSDAPVIMKAIQDNDKVDAIIYEPYSGQYDGYAMGNLLFGDTVYGESSPSGRLTSTWYESDDVLPRLDAYSLPEGGTVTLKDIDPRYKIDLTNADPIETKLTYQYCDENKVTYPFGYGLSYTNFIVQNTNVQDSKDSIKVTAKVSNTGKVAAQDTIQIYAKPLFVTNYKDSIYQKKLIGYTKVSLKAGESKTVTIDCDKDNMMVYDVNAKKNIVAQGKYMIFVAESSTSIKNAAQLNVSGSTIANLDPVKETNVADHTAISKDVIYRERSKAITARMGDGLYATEGKKAGSYVMIPNVVLSDRTELTLSLANASDNDGRVDVYADSVNGKLLGSFVIAPTKGESKKIVYGKDRAEKDKASYQEIGYESICSKIANTTGVHNLYVVFRNTGVRVDSMKLN, from the coding sequence ATGAGGGTTAAAAAAAATAATGTAAAAGGTTTTATTAGTTTTATAATCGCATTTGTACTAATCATGACATATCTATTACCTCAGAATATGGACGTTAAGGCAAGTACTAAGGAATCAGAATTTCAGCGGGAGAGCAATGGAAAGCCTATCTTTAGCGGAAAGAAGGAAGACTTAGATGCATTTGTTAATGTATTAATTGATGATATGCTGCAAAATGATAAAAATCATGGGTGGAAGGACTATACAACAGAAGCAAACTATAATATACACATACTGTCCCAGGGAGGAATTAAAGTTACAACAGATTATGGAACGTATACCATGCCAAGTGGAAAAGGTGAGGTAGATGCGGTCCAAGGAGTACATACAGACTTTGGCTCACTCAATGCCTTAGGTATGACTTGGAATAATGAATTATTAACGAAGGTCGGAACCGTGATCGGGAAGGAAAGAAGAGGAGATTGTTCTGCCAAGGAAGGTATGACCCTTCTTTATTCAGCCTTATGTGATACAAGGATCAATCCCTTATCCGGTCGTTTTGATGAAGGATATTCAGAGGATGCGAATCAAGTAGGAACTATGGTAAATGCAATGGCAGATGGAATTACAGGTAAAGGAACCAATGGAAATCAGGATGGATTTTATGTTCGTGTTGGTTTAGGTACCAAACATTATTCAACGTATGCATCGGAGTGGTTTCGAAGAGAAGGAAGTTATCATGCGTCTGTCCGTGCTTTGATGGAGTACCAGCTAGCAGCATTTAAAAAGAGTGCAAAAGAAGGAAGCGTACAAGGAGTTATGACTTCCTATGGAAGAACCAATGGAGTTCCAAATGCAGCATCGCCTTTATTAGGAATCATAGAATCGAGCAATTCCGATTATCGCCTTTGGAATGTAGCTGACTTTCAAGGGGAAAACTCATTGATCCAGTACGGGGGCAATGGTTATGATAAGACATATTGCAATAATAAAGCGGAAGCAGCAGCGTTATTAATGCTAAGCGGTGCCACGGAAAACTCAGGATATGGAACCAACATCGAAGTGGCTGATGTTCTGGAAGCATTGGATCAAAGTATCTGGGGTGTGACAGAAAAAGATTTACATAAGTCGACGGCAGGTTTATTGGAACTATTTGTACGGGAAGGCTGTTTTAGTAAGGATGGAGATTATCCATTTGAAGCAGAAGCAGGTATTAGTGACAATGCAACAAAATCGGTTCAGAGTGAGGATGCACAAAAGGCCGCTTATCAGTCAAGTTATGAGTCGATGGTCTTATTAAAGAATCAAAATCAGGTCTTACCACTAGAGAAAGAAGATTATTCTAGTGATAGTCCGATTGACGTGTATGGCTACATGGCAAATGCTAGATTAAAGACAACCTATGCAGCGAATACGCCTAAGATCGCTCATGCAGGATTAACTACCTTAGGTGGAATAAAAGAGCATCTTAATAAGGATCAGATTGAGTATCGATCAGGAAATAAAATTGTAGCGTTTCAAGGAAATGGAGGAACTTATTTAACAGTATCGGATGACAAAGATGGTGCTGAGCTATCAATGCAACAGGGATCTGAGAATGGAAAACCAGGGATCAGACAGCAGTTTGAACTGTATGCTTTTGGTATGAATGGCTATGGAATTAAGTCTCAGTATAATCAGAAATGGCTTGGATTAACAAAGAAAGATAACGGATGGACAACTAGCTATGAGCCACCATTTACCAATGCGGGAACAGCAGATCTTACAGCAGCAGGTGAATGGAATGAAGGAGGAACCGCTTTATCAAGTTCTCTTCCAGATGTTATTCGATTAGAAGAAAAGAATAATCAGGTACGGTTGATCCTTGGCTCTTATCAGAGCAGTTTTACAGGAGGTGCAGAGACCGCTTATCAATCCTCTTATGTTGTATCAGCAGCAGATCAGAAAATTGAGGTTAGTAAATCCGTATCAAAGCAAGATTCGAATTCTTATTTTACAATGCAAGAGATAAAGCAGAGTACAGAGAAAAAGGGAAAGACAGCAATTGTTGAAGTTGGTGTACCATCAAGATTTAGTTCTGGTGAGGGTGCTGATCGAACTTCATTAGAAATGGCGAAGGAAGCTTATGACTTAGTAGCACAAGTAGCCGATGATTATGATAAGGTTATCGTGATCGTACGTTCTGATGCGCCGGTGATCATGAAAGCAATTCAGGATAATGATAAAGTAGATGCCATTATCTATGAGCCTTATAGTGGACAGTATGATGGATATGCAATGGGGAATCTTCTGTTTGGAGATACAGTTTATGGTGAGTCTTCTCCTAGCGGACGTTTGACGAGCACATGGTATGAGTCCGATGATGTATTGCCTAGACTGGATGCATACTCGCTTCCAGAGGGTGGAACAGTTACTTTAAAAGATATCGATCCTCGCTATAAGATTGATTTGACCAATGCAGATCCAATCGAGACAAAGTTAACTTATCAGTACTGCGATGAGAATAAGGTAACTTATCCATTTGGCTATGGCCTTAGCTACACTAATTTTATCGTTCAGAATACGAACGTACAAGATTCAAAGGATAGCATAAAGGTGACCGCAAAGGTAAGCAATACAGGAAAGGTTGCAGCACAGGATACGATTCAGATTTATGCAAAGCCATTATTTGTTACAAATTACAAGGACAGCATATACCAGAAGAAATTAATCGGTTATACAAAAGTCTCTTTAAAAGCAGGAGAGTCAAAAACAGTTACGATAGACTGCGATAAGGACAATATGATGGTATATGATGTGAATGCTAAGAAAAATATCGTAGCACAAGGAAAATATATGATCTTTGTAGCAGAGTCTAGTACCAGCATTAAGAATGCAGCCCAATTAAATGTAAGCGGTTCTACTATTGCGAATTTAGATCCTGTAAAAGAGACCAATGTAGCAGATCATACGGCAATTTCCAAAGATGTGATCTACCGGGAGCGTTCCAAAGCCATCACTGCTCGTATGGGAGATGGATTATATGCTACAGAAGGTAAAAAAGCAGGAAGTTATGTTATGATACCGAATGTTGTATTGTCGGATCGAACTGAGTTAACATTAAGTCTGGCAAATGCTTCTGATAATGACGGAAGGGTAGATGTCTATGCGGACTCAGTGAATGGTAAGTTGTTAGGAAGCTTCGTGATCGCGCCAACAAAAGGCGAAAGTAAGAAGATCGTCTATGGAAAAGACCGAGCAGAGAAGGACAAGGCATCCTATCAGGAAATAGGGTATGAGTCTATTTGCAGCAAGATTGCGAATACTACGGGAGTACATAATCTATACGTTGTATTTCGTAATACCGGTGTAAGAGTAGATAGTATGAAATTGAATTAG
- a CDS encoding glycoside hydrolase family 2, sugar binding yields the protein MRLELDEKVWREPREETSLDDSQSPFWFWNDEIKDEELVRQLDLMSKIGVKSITPHGRGMTNKNYIGGYLDREWMDHMGTVVNDKKQKKEPMWIYDEMDWPAGTCNQTITLKEENREQYLHFDRYEVKKGEHFSCQLTLWNGMGTTEADRNSSFNVFLYEKEELKEIAISPWLQEVSMNHVPQWAFDYEAEVDTIIYVVKICMEPYERNGKNQPNYLDGNVTEQFISSTYEKYAKRFQQEFGTVIKGFFNDETRMANALPWCKGFEEIFYNKYQYDITAKLPYLVLPTKEGGRIRCDYYDLIANLYRQNYFWRLTKWCEGHGLKLCAHLLGEETLASQIRYSGDMMRQFREISVPAVDHLGKGIGSLNAKFVSSAAHSYGKSEVAIEIFAGCGWDLTYEEYIRMIAWCFQQGVTRIINHAFFYSIRGERGKDWPPSQFFQWKEFPKIQEGNALIRRLNYVFMDGYEEAEVLVYLPIETFWFHYIADPKFTHGSVIGASIQDDIAADIDKMIQKLLTGFNQQNIGYELLHKDAIEQFEVESSFIRNKATGQEFQLLLLPHCEIIPLELADLMKKFEMGGGKIIFLDQTPEFALKRGADSMIQEEMKHLKYVSVQLKEEKSYDQLMDIMHACIKEPIKLLTEEKTSDRNVLYYGDRIIDPYTHSYEDIEGLRLYRYISRDTRYTFLMNYSKQKQKVIVEVAGIGIDELLLCDPFNGEMNTILPKERKKDSVIVEFYLEGNRGTILVTSYVK from the coding sequence ATGAGATTAGAGTTGGATGAAAAGGTATGGAGAGAGCCAAGAGAGGAGACGAGTCTTGATGACAGTCAGTCTCCTTTCTGGTTTTGGAATGATGAGATTAAAGATGAGGAATTAGTAAGGCAACTAGATTTGATGAGCAAGATAGGTGTTAAGAGTATCACCCCTCATGGACGTGGGATGACAAATAAGAATTATATTGGCGGTTATCTCGATAGGGAATGGATGGATCATATGGGTACTGTAGTGAATGATAAGAAGCAGAAGAAGGAACCGATGTGGATCTATGATGAGATGGATTGGCCAGCAGGGACTTGTAATCAGACGATTACATTAAAGGAAGAGAATCGAGAGCAGTATTTACATTTTGATCGCTATGAGGTGAAAAAGGGAGAGCATTTTTCTTGTCAGCTGACGCTGTGGAATGGAATGGGAACCACAGAGGCTGATAGAAATAGTTCGTTTAATGTTTTTTTATATGAGAAAGAGGAATTAAAGGAGATTGCAATCAGTCCTTGGTTGCAGGAAGTGTCCATGAATCATGTACCACAATGGGCATTTGATTATGAAGCAGAAGTAGATACGATTATTTATGTCGTTAAGATCTGCATGGAGCCATATGAAAGGAATGGTAAGAATCAACCCAATTATTTAGATGGAAATGTGACAGAACAATTTATTTCTTCGACTTACGAGAAGTATGCAAAAAGGTTTCAACAAGAATTTGGAACTGTCATCAAAGGTTTTTTTAATGATGAGACAAGAATGGCAAATGCATTACCTTGGTGTAAAGGATTTGAAGAGATTTTTTATAATAAGTATCAATATGATATCACTGCAAAATTACCATATTTAGTACTGCCTACAAAAGAGGGAGGAAGAATTCGGTGTGATTATTATGATCTGATCGCTAATTTATACCGACAAAACTATTTTTGGAGATTAACGAAGTGGTGTGAAGGTCATGGTTTAAAGCTATGTGCTCATTTACTGGGAGAAGAGACCTTAGCTTCTCAGATTCGATATAGTGGGGACATGATGAGGCAGTTTCGAGAAATATCCGTTCCGGCAGTCGATCATTTAGGAAAGGGAATTGGGAGTTTGAATGCGAAGTTTGTAAGCTCGGCTGCCCATAGTTATGGTAAAAGTGAGGTCGCAATTGAGATATTTGCAGGATGTGGATGGGATTTGACTTATGAAGAATACATTCGTATGATCGCATGGTGCTTTCAACAAGGGGTAACTCGTATTATCAATCATGCTTTCTTTTATTCTATTAGAGGAGAGCGTGGAAAGGATTGGCCCCCAAGTCAGTTCTTTCAGTGGAAAGAGTTTCCCAAGATACAAGAAGGAAATGCCTTGATCCGTAGATTAAATTATGTATTTATGGATGGATATGAAGAGGCAGAGGTATTGGTGTATCTGCCAATAGAGACATTTTGGTTTCATTATATTGCAGATCCTAAATTTACACATGGGTCGGTGATTGGGGCTTCTATTCAGGATGATATAGCAGCTGATATAGATAAAATGATACAAAAGTTACTTACAGGATTCAATCAACAAAATATTGGATATGAATTATTACACAAAGATGCAATTGAACAATTTGAGGTTGAAAGCTCTTTTATTAGAAATAAAGCTACAGGACAAGAGTTTCAGCTGTTATTGTTGCCTCATTGTGAAATAATACCGCTTGAATTAGCTGATCTTATGAAGAAATTTGAAATGGGAGGAGGAAAGATCATTTTTTTGGATCAGACTCCGGAGTTTGCATTAAAAAGAGGAGCAGATTCCATGATTCAGGAGGAGATGAAGCATTTAAAATATGTTTCTGTGCAATTAAAAGAGGAGAAATCCTATGATCAGTTAATGGACATCATGCATGCTTGCATCAAAGAACCAATTAAATTACTTACCGAAGAGAAAACGAGCGATAGGAATGTACTTTATTATGGCGATCGAATTATTGATCCCTATACACATTCCTATGAGGACATCGAAGGACTACGTCTTTATCGTTACATCAGTAGGGACACTCGCTATACATTCCTTATGAATTATAGCAAACAAAAACAAAAGGTTATTGTGGAAGTCGCAGGAATTGGAATAGATGAGTTACTGCTCTGTGATCCTTTTAATGGGGAGATGAACACAATTTTACCAAAGGAGAGAAAGAAAGATTCAGTGATTGTTGAGTTTTATCTGGAAGGGAATCGAGGAACGATTCTTGTAACATCTTATGTGAAGTAG
- a CDS encoding multiple sugar ABC transporter, membrane-spanning permease protein MsmG codes for MKKEEKEQEEYEKFSKKTILIYLGLILFSILIIAPLIIVLSSSLRTPGNQKNPLMLFNEFSMQSYIKAFANMNYPRELLNSVISTVISVAVIVLIATMAAYPIGRIRSAKSKFLYYLFIGGLIVPSQMVIIPIAQMFGRLNLSNSMGAPIIMFITCSLPFSVFLYVGFMKSVPVEIEEAAYIDGAGLWTRFHKVVFPLLKPATVSTVITQGLWIWNDYFYPMVFVSKKEQYSLPVGMIQFLGDKENPAQWNVLFAACILCVLPLVILFSLLQKQFVNGIAAGAVKG; via the coding sequence ATGAAAAAAGAAGAGAAAGAGCAAGAAGAATATGAGAAGTTTTCAAAGAAGACGATTTTGATCTATTTAGGACTCATCCTATTTAGTATCCTGATCATTGCTCCATTGATCATCGTATTATCCAGTTCCCTTCGTACACCGGGCAATCAAAAGAATCCATTGATGTTATTTAATGAGTTCTCAATGCAAAGTTACATAAAAGCATTTGCAAATATGAATTACCCAAGAGAACTGTTAAATAGTGTGATCTCAACGGTAATATCAGTCGCTGTTATCGTATTGATCGCAACAATGGCAGCCTATCCGATCGGAAGGATCCGTTCTGCCAAAAGTAAATTTTTATACTACTTATTTATTGGTGGCTTAATTGTACCTTCTCAGATGGTCATTATACCAATTGCACAGATGTTTGGAAGATTGAATTTATCCAATTCAATGGGAGCGCCAATCATCATGTTTATTACTTGTTCCCTTCCTTTCTCTGTCTTTCTATATGTTGGATTTATGAAGAGCGTACCAGTAGAAATTGAAGAGGCAGCTTATATTGATGGAGCGGGATTGTGGACGCGCTTTCACAAAGTTGTGTTTCCATTATTAAAACCGGCAACGGTCTCAACGGTCATCACACAAGGACTTTGGATCTGGAATGATTATTTTTATCCTATGGTATTTGTATCTAAGAAGGAACAGTATTCTCTTCCGGTAGGTATGATACAGTTCTTAGGGGATAAGGAGAATCCAGCACAGTGGAATGTATTATTTGCAGCTTGTATTTTGTGTGTATTACCTTTGGTTATTTTGTTTTCTTTATTACAAAAGCAGTTTGTTAATGGTATTGCAGCTGGTGCAGTAAAAGGCTGA
- a CDS encoding N-acetyl-D-glucosamine ABC transport system, permease protein 1: MTNVRKSKRLTLPAFPTKMYVFIIPAMAFFLIFWIFPILQLFYYSLTNFNGITASYDMVGFKNFKRIWDDSTLTNSLSNTMIYAVLMVVFGNLLGLGAALLLNTKIRGKTFFRTCCYLPALFSAIVVGFIWSYVYMPDSGMLSSVLSLFGIDGSSINILGNYKSALYGISIVEIWKGFGTTMIIYLAGLQTIDTSLLEAAKVDGCSEKQLITKIKLPLISSTITINVVLNVIAGLKAYDYSFIMTNGGPGKATKTLMFSIYELAFTNQKMGRASALSVVSFLLIIAITIFMLYFLNKKEVEV, translated from the coding sequence ATGACAAATGTAAGAAAATCAAAAAGGTTAACGTTACCTGCATTTCCTACAAAAATGTACGTCTTTATCATACCAGCGATGGCATTCTTTTTGATTTTTTGGATTTTTCCAATTTTACAGCTATTTTACTATAGCTTAACTAATTTTAATGGGATTACCGCAAGTTATGACATGGTTGGATTTAAGAATTTTAAACGGATCTGGGATGATTCCACATTAACGAATTCATTAAGTAATACTATGATCTACGCAGTTCTTATGGTTGTGTTTGGCAACCTTCTTGGTTTAGGTGCAGCACTTTTACTCAATACCAAGATCAGAGGAAAGACATTCTTTCGTACCTGTTGTTATCTGCCAGCACTCTTTAGCGCAATTGTAGTCGGTTTTATCTGGTCTTATGTGTATATGCCAGATTCGGGTATGCTCTCGAGTGTATTAAGCTTATTTGGAATCGATGGTTCCTCCATTAATATATTGGGAAATTATAAGAGTGCTTTATATGGTATATCTATCGTTGAGATCTGGAAGGGGTTCGGTACTACGATGATCATTTATCTAGCCGGCTTACAGACGATTGATACCTCATTGCTAGAAGCAGCTAAAGTAGATGGTTGTTCGGAAAAGCAGTTGATCACTAAGATCAAGCTTCCTTTGATCTCATCTACGATTACCATTAACGTAGTTTTAAATGTAATTGCAGGACTCAAGGCATATGATTATTCCTTTATCATGACCAACGGTGGCCCTGGAAAAGCAACGAAGACATTGATGTTCTCAATTTATGAGTTGGCATTTACCAATCAGAAGATGGGTCGTGCAAGTGCATTGTCAGTGGTATCCTTCTTGCTGATCATCGCCATAACCATATTTATGTTGTACTTTTTGAATAAAAAGGAGGTTGAGGTCTAA
- a CDS encoding extracellular solute-binding protein, family 1, with translation MKKRFFSMVLAVVMVLSMLTGCSSKSTNAPAETKEGEKKTTTKAEKSDTYNSQAIESSDKITITMMVSGTATEHDLYTEVMPKLVSKKWPNVKLEVTELPDDNYYTSLKTKLASGQCPDIILVQPKYAGTNACYTLAKSGYLASLNDMKCLSNMKNLTENMTLDGTTYAIPNGVSILGTYYNKKMFDQYKLKEPTTWKDFLNVCKTLKDNGVQPIVMGDKDSYVLQFGLYQLACNEIYAKNDKYDDQLYTDKAKFTDKGTWDKVISMYKELYDKKYIDASVSLGLSSSQAIQKFIDGEAAMTFDGSFNAKAIKAKGKVEFDRGYFPLPGECADGKVYTAVCTSAGPAIYAKSKYIDQCKEILDWCYDGKSELWDAYVASGKYAVTYGNGSEKLDPLFKPFLDSLNKGQAFYWCNQAWPSGVADKMEEVFYEMVGGQGKTLNNVTEEMQSSFEDLQEE, from the coding sequence ATGAAAAAAAGATTTTTTTCAATGGTACTAGCAGTGGTAATGGTATTATCCATGCTAACAGGGTGTAGTTCGAAATCAACGAATGCACCGGCAGAAACGAAAGAAGGAGAGAAAAAGACAACTACAAAAGCTGAGAAATCGGATACTTATAATAGTCAGGCAATTGAAAGTTCCGATAAGATCACGATCACAATGATGGTATCTGGAACGGCTACAGAACATGATCTTTATACAGAGGTTATGCCAAAGTTAGTCAGCAAGAAATGGCCTAATGTAAAACTTGAAGTGACAGAGCTTCCAGATGATAACTATTATACTAGTTTAAAGACGAAGCTTGCATCTGGACAGTGCCCAGATATTATCTTAGTACAACCTAAGTATGCTGGAACGAATGCTTGTTATACACTTGCAAAATCAGGATATTTAGCATCTTTAAATGATATGAAATGTTTATCTAATATGAAGAACTTAACGGAGAATATGACTTTAGATGGAACCACTTATGCAATTCCAAATGGAGTATCCATCTTAGGAACTTATTATAACAAGAAAATGTTTGATCAATATAAATTAAAGGAACCAACGACTTGGAAGGACTTCTTAAATGTATGTAAGACATTAAAAGACAATGGAGTTCAACCAATTGTAATGGGAGATAAAGATTCTTACGTATTACAGTTTGGATTATATCAATTAGCATGTAATGAAATCTATGCAAAGAATGATAAATATGATGATCAGTTATATACGGACAAAGCAAAATTTACGGATAAAGGAACTTGGGATAAAGTTATATCCATGTATAAGGAACTTTATGATAAGAAATACATAGATGCTTCGGTATCATTAGGTCTTAGCAGCAGTCAGGCAATTCAGAAATTTATTGATGGAGAGGCAGCCATGACATTTGATGGTTCCTTTAATGCAAAGGCAATCAAAGCAAAAGGAAAAGTAGAATTTGATCGAGGATATTTCCCATTACCAGGAGAATGTGCAGATGGAAAGGTTTACACTGCAGTTTGTACTTCTGCTGGACCAGCAATCTATGCTAAGAGTAAATATATTGATCAATGTAAAGAAATCTTAGATTGGTGTTATGATGGTAAATCAGAATTATGGGATGCTTATGTGGCATCAGGAAAATATGCAGTTACTTATGGTAATGGATCTGAGAAGCTGGATCCACTATTCAAACCTTTCCTTGATTCTTTAAATAAGGGACAAGCATTTTATTGGTGTAATCAAGCATGGCCATCAGGAGTTGCAGATAAGATGGAAGAAGTATTTTATGAGATGGTAGGCGGACAAGGTAAGACGCTAAATAATGTAACAGAAGAGATGCAGAGTTCATTCGAAGATTTGCAAGAAGAATAG